The Lujinxingia vulgaris genome includes a region encoding these proteins:
- the tadA gene encoding tRNA adenosine(34) deaminase TadA, which yields MARKNVDTIYMMQALEEAERAQAEGEVPVGAVVVHDGQVIARGFNRRESWQDPTAHAELIAVRRAAEALGSWRLHECTVYVTLEPCPMCAGMLVNARVGRVVFGARDPKAGAMRSLYAMGEDPRLNHRIEVKEGVLSAACGRVLSEFFRTIRERRKATVSEDDSSTQESS from the coding sequence TTGGCACGAAAGAACGTCGACACCATCTATATGATGCAGGCTCTGGAAGAAGCGGAGCGCGCGCAGGCCGAGGGCGAAGTCCCGGTGGGCGCGGTCGTTGTTCATGATGGCCAGGTCATCGCTCGCGGCTTTAATCGGCGCGAGAGCTGGCAAGACCCCACTGCCCACGCCGAGCTTATCGCGGTGCGACGCGCCGCCGAGGCTCTGGGTAGCTGGAGACTCCATGAATGTACGGTCTACGTGACCTTAGAGCCCTGTCCGATGTGCGCGGGAATGTTAGTGAACGCGCGGGTAGGACGGGTGGTCTTCGGAGCACGTGACCCGAAAGCCGGCGCAATGCGCTCGCTGTACGCGATGGGCGAAGATCCTCGATTGAACCATCGAATTGAGGTCAAAGAAGGTGTCCTTTCAGCGGCCTGCGGGCGAGTTTTGAGCGAGTTTTTCCGCACCATTCGCGAGAGACGTAAGGCGACGGTAAGTGAAGATGATTCATCAACTCAGGAATCATCTTAA
- the thrS gene encoding threonine--tRNA ligase — protein MAEAPNDKRADKLYRVRHSTAHLMAAAILEMFPDARLAIGPPIKDGFYYDFELPRALSPDDFEEIEERMTKLVKSNVPFKYEEWDKDKAREFFKDQPYKLELIEGIEGDTVSTYESGPLIDLCAGPHVRYSKQCKNFKLLKVAGAYWRGDENQPMLQRVYGTAFPTRDELDQYLLMLEEAKRRDHRKLARELELFDFNRLSPGSIFWRPKGWTSYRQLQNYFREIEAEQGYEEISNPLIYHEDLFAQSGHLEHYQDTMFKLEAHGQNYCLKPMNCPDTMLYFKSKKRSYRELPLRVAEFGHLHRNELPGALGGATRVRQFCQDDAHIFTTEEHITQEISMLLELVERTYGMFNMEYDVEISTRPEDFMGEVELWDKAEGALKEALNAAGKPFTINEGDGAFYGPKIDFQVRDCLGRSWQCATIQLDFQLPRRFELTYTASDNAERTPIVIHRAIAGSLERFFAILLEHLAGAFPTWLAPVQAVIVPITDEQNDYAWEVARDLKRSGVRVEVDDRSEKMGFKIREAETKKIPYMLVIGGREAEAHNVALRTYKDGRRGTLPLAEVKKEILERIANRTLDVDVQVSGLATIVEDAPDGEDMAERGY, from the coding sequence ATGGCGGAAGCACCCAACGATAAACGCGCCGATAAGCTGTATCGGGTCCGCCACTCCACCGCCCACCTGATGGCCGCCGCGATCCTCGAGATGTTCCCCGACGCTCGCCTGGCCATCGGACCGCCGATCAAAGACGGCTTCTACTACGACTTTGAGCTCCCCCGCGCCCTCTCTCCCGACGATTTTGAGGAGATCGAGGAGCGAATGACCAAACTCGTCAAATCCAATGTCCCCTTCAAATACGAGGAGTGGGATAAAGATAAGGCCCGCGAGTTTTTCAAAGATCAGCCCTACAAGCTCGAGCTCATTGAGGGCATCGAGGGCGACACAGTCTCTACCTACGAGAGCGGCCCGCTCATCGATCTCTGCGCCGGCCCGCACGTGCGCTACTCCAAGCAGTGCAAGAACTTCAAGCTGCTCAAGGTCGCCGGCGCCTACTGGCGAGGCGATGAAAACCAGCCGATGCTCCAGCGCGTCTACGGCACCGCCTTTCCGACCCGCGACGAGCTCGACCAGTACCTGCTGATGCTCGAAGAGGCCAAGCGCCGCGACCACCGTAAGCTGGCCCGCGAGCTGGAGCTTTTTGATTTTAACCGCCTCTCCCCGGGCTCGATCTTCTGGCGCCCCAAAGGTTGGACCTCCTACCGCCAGCTCCAGAACTATTTTCGCGAGATCGAGGCCGAGCAGGGCTACGAGGAGATCAGCAACCCGCTGATCTACCACGAAGATCTCTTTGCGCAGTCCGGCCACCTGGAGCACTACCAGGACACCATGTTCAAGCTTGAGGCCCACGGTCAGAACTACTGCCTCAAACCGATGAACTGCCCGGACACGATGCTCTACTTCAAGAGCAAAAAACGCTCCTACCGCGAGCTTCCGCTGCGTGTCGCCGAGTTCGGGCACCTGCACCGCAACGAGCTCCCCGGCGCGCTCGGCGGCGCCACCCGCGTTCGCCAGTTCTGCCAGGATGATGCGCATATCTTCACCACCGAGGAGCACATCACCCAGGAGATCTCCATGCTCCTGGAGCTCGTCGAGCGCACCTACGGCATGTTCAACATGGAGTACGACGTGGAGATCTCCACGCGCCCCGAAGATTTTATGGGCGAGGTGGAGCTCTGGGATAAGGCCGAAGGCGCGCTGAAAGAGGCGCTCAACGCCGCCGGCAAGCCCTTCACCATCAACGAAGGCGACGGCGCCTTCTATGGCCCGAAGATCGACTTCCAGGTGCGCGACTGCCTGGGCCGCTCCTGGCAGTGCGCCACCATCCAGCTCGACTTCCAGCTGCCGCGGCGTTTTGAGCTCACCTACACGGCGAGTGACAACGCCGAGCGCACTCCGATCGTTATTCACCGCGCGATCGCCGGCAGCCTGGAGCGCTTCTTCGCCATCCTGCTGGAGCACCTGGCCGGCGCCTTCCCCACCTGGCTTGCCCCGGTGCAGGCGGTCATCGTTCCCATCACCGACGAGCAGAACGACTACGCCTGGGAGGTCGCCCGCGATCTCAAGCGCTCCGGTGTGCGCGTCGAAGTCGACGATCGCAGCGAGAAGATGGGCTTTAAGATCCGCGAAGCCGAGACCAAAAAGATCCCCTACATGCTGGTCATCGGCGGCCGGGAGGCCGAGGCCCATAACGTGGCGCTGCGCACCTACAAAGACGGCCGCCGCGGCACGCTGCCGCTGGCTGAGGTCAAGAAAGAGATCCTTGAGCGCATCGCCAATCGTACCCTCGATGTCGACGTGCAGGTCAGCGGCCTGGCGACCATCGTCGAAGATGCCCCCGACGGCGAAGATATGGCCGAGCGCGGTTATTGA
- a CDS encoding thioredoxin domain-containing protein, which produces MKRNERFKRSALVLAMVAMVVALLGCDSGSEEAAQAESPEATAEGAAADEAPAQGEAPGQGGSAAPAVEYPGVDLSKLGAAERARLTEMAEGELCPCPDSTESLNECMQKEERCEEAETAFTTMATALAEGAGEEAQQRVAEQQNDEERVHNFVLEGVPVKGSAEADVKIVEFADFQCGYCRMAAGVLSAVHEQLGDDVGIYFKQFPLGSPLSDLAARATNAAHKQDRFWQMHDLIFANQQQFSPQRLEAYARQLGLNYERFQEDLKSQEIGALVARDRQEGMAAGVKGTPSLFINGKRYTGQLTPEAIVAAVRAEAAAE; this is translated from the coding sequence ATGAAGCGAAACGAGCGGTTTAAGAGGTCGGCCCTGGTGCTGGCGATGGTGGCGATGGTGGTGGCGCTCCTGGGGTGCGACTCGGGCTCGGAGGAGGCCGCCCAGGCGGAGTCGCCCGAGGCGACCGCCGAGGGAGCCGCGGCCGATGAAGCTCCGGCGCAGGGCGAAGCCCCCGGTCAGGGCGGGTCGGCAGCGCCGGCGGTGGAGTACCCCGGCGTGGATCTCTCGAAGCTGGGCGCGGCCGAGCGTGCTCGCCTGACCGAGATGGCCGAGGGTGAGCTCTGCCCCTGCCCCGACAGCACCGAGAGCCTCAATGAGTGCATGCAGAAAGAGGAGCGCTGCGAGGAGGCCGAGACGGCGTTTACGACCATGGCCACCGCGCTGGCCGAAGGCGCTGGCGAGGAGGCGCAGCAGCGCGTCGCCGAGCAGCAGAATGACGAAGAGCGCGTGCACAACTTCGTGCTCGAAGGCGTGCCGGTCAAAGGCTCGGCTGAGGCCGACGTGAAGATCGTGGAGTTTGCCGACTTCCAGTGTGGCTACTGCCGCATGGCCGCCGGCGTGCTCAGCGCGGTGCACGAGCAGCTGGGCGATGATGTGGGCATCTACTTCAAGCAGTTCCCGCTCGGGAGCCCGCTCTCAGATCTGGCAGCGCGCGCGACCAACGCCGCGCATAAGCAGGATCGCTTCTGGCAGATGCACGACCTGATCTTCGCCAACCAGCAGCAGTTCAGCCCGCAGCGTCTGGAGGCCTACGCGCGTCAGCTGGGCCTGAACTACGAGCGCTTCCAGGAAGACCTGAAGTCGCAGGAGATCGGTGCGCTGGTCGCCCGCGATCGTCAGGAAGGTATGGCCGCGGGCGTGAAAGGAACGCCGAGCCTCTTCATTAACGGCAAGCGCTACACCGGTCAGCTCACGCCGGAGGCCATCGTGGCTGCGGTCCGGGCTGAGGCGGCTGCCGAATAA